A region of Selenomonadales bacterium 4137-cl DNA encodes the following proteins:
- the miaB gene encoding tRNA (N6-isopentenyl adenosine(37)-C2)-methylthiotransferase MiaB, with translation MNDNGKQKKYHTITYGCQMNENDTERLAGQLRALGYEEADRPADADVILINTCCVRESAEKKIHGKIGELKRLKAGNPNLIIGVAGCMAQKDRDKLFKRAPHIDFVLGTHNIHQLGGIIAEIGQARGRVLAVWDQAERLAPGVPTIRKNKIAAWLPIMYGCNNFCTYCIVPYVRGRERSRPLEEVVGEAAELAAQGFREITLLGQNVNSYGKDEAGHADFADLLAAVDGVEGIARIRYMTSHPRDMNAKVIDTIRRSRHVCEHFHLPIQAGSDAVLQAMNRGYTAAAYRELVAEIRAAVPGASLTTDIIVGFPGETDEMFADTLALVEEVRFDAAYTFLYSQRSGTPAATMAGQIPLAVKKERLKRLMDLQNDISLDINRGLVGTETEVLVEGESKNDANKMMGRTRANKIVIWDRTGNEQTGDLVTVTIETAQTWVLKGKLA, from the coding sequence GTGAACGACAACGGCAAACAGAAAAAATACCACACGATAACATACGGGTGCCAGATGAACGAGAACGATACCGAGCGCCTGGCCGGGCAGCTCAGAGCACTCGGCTACGAGGAGGCCGACCGCCCGGCCGACGCCGACGTGATTCTGATTAACACTTGCTGTGTCCGCGAGAGCGCCGAGAAAAAGATCCACGGCAAGATCGGCGAACTCAAGCGCCTGAAAGCGGGCAATCCAAACCTCATCATCGGGGTGGCAGGCTGTATGGCCCAGAAGGACCGGGACAAGCTGTTCAAACGCGCCCCCCATATTGACTTCGTCCTCGGCACCCACAATATCCACCAGCTTGGTGGGATAATCGCCGAGATCGGTCAGGCCCGCGGCCGGGTGCTGGCGGTGTGGGACCAGGCCGAGCGACTCGCCCCCGGGGTGCCCACCATTCGTAAAAACAAGATCGCCGCCTGGCTGCCGATAATGTACGGCTGCAACAATTTTTGCACCTACTGCATCGTGCCTTATGTCCGCGGCCGCGAACGCAGCCGTCCGCTCGAGGAAGTGGTGGGGGAGGCGGCCGAGCTCGCCGCCCAAGGGTTCCGTGAGATCACCCTCCTCGGGCAGAACGTCAATTCCTACGGCAAGGATGAAGCAGGTCACGCCGATTTTGCCGACCTGCTGGCCGCCGTCGACGGGGTGGAGGGGATTGCCCGCATCCGTTATATGACGTCCCACCCGCGCGACATGAATGCCAAGGTGATAGATACCATCAGGCGCAGCCGCCACGTCTGCGAGCATTTCCACCTGCCCATCCAGGCCGGCAGCGACGCCGTGCTGCAGGCGATGAACCGCGGCTACACCGCCGCCGCCTACCGCGAGCTGGTCGCCGAGATTCGCGCCGCCGTCCCCGGCGCCAGCCTTACCACCGATATCATTGTCGGCTTCCCCGGAGAGACGGACGAGATGTTCGCCGACACGCTCGCCCTTGTTGAAGAAGTCCGTTTCGACGCTGCGTATACCTTTTTGTACTCCCAGCGCTCCGGCACGCCGGCGGCGACGATGGCCGGGCAGATTCCTCTCGCGGTGAAAAAAGAACGCCTCAAACGCCTCATGGACCTCCAGAACGACATCAGCCTGGACATCAACCGCGGGCTCGTCGGCACCGAGACCGAGGTGCTGGTGGAAGGGGAAAGCAAGAACGACGCGAATAAGATGATGGGACGAACCCGTGCCAATAAGATCGTCATCTGGGACAGGACAGGCAACGAGCAGACGGGAGATCTGGTGACGGTAACCATCGAAACTGCCCAGACCTGGGTCCTGAAGGGAAAACTTGCTTAG